GGTGGCGCACCATACGGTTGGCCTGCCGGTGGTGGTTGGTACTGTTGATTGGGCATCTGGGGCGTACCATTTGGTGGTGCCGTTGTGTTTGGTGGCACCTGCGGCGGTCCATTCGGTCCTggcggctgttgttgttgctgctgttgtgttGGCGCTCCGTAAGGTGAGGGACCACCAGCGGGCGCACCTGCTGATGAATATACAGGCTGTTGTTGTGGAGTAGATCCATGTGGCTGTGGCGGTCCACTGGAAGCTGGCGGTTGTTGGCTcccatattgttgttgttgttgctgttgctgctgctgttgttgctgctgaggTGATTGCGTCTGCTGATTCGGTGGACCGCTATTAACACCAATATTGCCAGAAGAAGTAGATGGAGAAGTGGATTGCACACTTGCTGGCGGAGCATTTGGTCCATTCGGGTTAGCCGAGTTTGGGGTTTGTTGATTTGATGGTGGTGGCGGTGTTTGGCCTGGACTTGGCGAGGAACTATAGCCACCGCTAGTACCCTGTgatgtttgttgctgttgcggcGTCTGACCCGGATAGCCACCAGGCGCTCCACTTTGCTGGTATGGTGATTGTGGAGGGTAGGGCGATTGTGTTGGATTTTGAGGAGGCGGACCGTAACCGCCAGGCAATGCATTCGACGCTTGACCATAACCACTTGGTGGTGGGCCACCGTAACCGCCGTATGCCATCGGTGGTGGGGCGTTGTTACCACCTTGCGGTGGTCCATATTGATTTGGCGGTGGTGGCGGTCCTTGTCCAGCTGTGGGCGGACCATACATTTGTGTAGGAGGCGGTTGCTGACCCGGTGGAACTTGCTGATTTGGAGGAGGTGGGGGATAAGCGCCCGGAGGTCCTTGCTGACCACTGGCATTAGCATAGCCATGCTGCCCTGGTGGGCCGCCACCAGTTGATGATGTCGGAGGCATACCTGCATGGTGATAGCCTCCCTGTGTATTTGGAGGAGGTGGTCCATAGCCTTGAGTGGGCGGACCATATGGATAACCGGCTTGAGGTTGGTACGATGGTTGGCTTTGTGGTGGATAGCCAGGGTAATGactgtgttgttgttgataaTTGCCACGATATTGGGGTTGAGGAGGCGGACCTTGTTGGGAATTGGGCGCCTGTTGTTGTGGCCCTTGGCCCGGCTGTTGTCCTGATTGAACACTTGGGCGCTGTTGAtctaattagaaaaattaataaatagctTTCAAAGAATGTTTTCTTATATCAGAGACTTTACACTTACTCGATCCAGCATTTGACACAGTTGGTGGTTGTTGATTGGCTGATTGAGGTGTAGTGCCAACACGATAAGCACCGCCTTGCTGTTGGGGTTGCTGTTGGCCACTTTGTTGGGAATTAATAGCTTGTTGGGGAGGACCTTGTTGAGGTTGAGAGTTTGGTGTCATTCCTGGATGCGACTGTGGTGGTTGACCTCCATACGACATTTGAGCCCCCGATGGAGGTTGCACATTTCCATCTGCATGTGACATTGGTGGCATACCAGCTATTTGTGGTTGGTTTGCACCAGTCGGTGGTCCTCCCTGTTGTGGAGGCTGTGGAGCCCCCATCATACCATGTGGACCTTGTTGTTGGGCTGCCTGTTGTTGAAGAACATGTGGATGCTAAACGAATTGATAGGCACAGAAATGCATATACGTAGATATTTAAAAGCTGACCACAAACCTTATTGCTTATTGACTATTAAAACTCACCGGCAATATCTGAGCAATGTTCATTGTTGGATCAGCTAGTTGTGCTAAATAAACGAGATTTCTGTGTAGTGCCATATGATATGTCATGCACTCCTGGGCTTTGCCCATGGTTTGAAAGTCTTGAATTGTTTGAATAAGACCACAATTATCGTcaagtattttttgtatttgtgctgGACTCGGTGATGGTGGCACACCACCGCGTTGAGACGATGGCGGAGGTGCAACACTGCCCATCATACCTCCACTTCCAACTGAAGATGGAGGACCGACCGGTCCGCCGCCACTACCAACCATGGAAGGACCTCGTTGGATTGGACCGCCGGAGCCCATTGGCACTCCTGTGGGAACACCCATCCCCACTCCACCCACGCCGGCGCCAACACCCGgtggttgctgctgctgttgttgttgcatcgaCGTCGGCGTTGGTGGCTGAGGCGGTTGCAGTACAGCACCTGGCGGCGCAGACTGCTGCGGTTGTTGCGGCGAATAAACTGCAGACATTTTACTGGCTGCAGCCTTCTTCTTCCGCTTTGGAGTTTTCTCCtgtttttccacaattttaGCGGTTATTATTTAACGGGgggaagaaaaaatta
The sequence above is drawn from the Bactrocera oleae isolate idBacOlea1 chromosome 5, idBacOlea1, whole genome shotgun sequence genome and encodes:
- the LOC106626020 gene encoding basic salivary proline-rich protein 2 isoform X2 — encoded protein: MSAVYSPQQPQQSAPPGAVLQPPQPPTPTSMQQQQQQQPPGVGAGVGGVGMGVPTGVPMGSGGPIQRGPSMVGSGGGPVGPPSSVGSGGMMGSVAPPPSSQRGGVPPSPSPAQIQKILDDNCGLIQTIQDFQTMGKAQECMTYHMALHRNLVYLAQLADPTMNIAQILPAAQQQGPHGMMGAPQPPQQGGPPTGANQPQIAGMPPMSHADGNVQPPSGAQMSYGGQPPQSHPGMTPNSQPQQGPPQQAINSQQSGQQQPQQQGGAYRVGTTPQSANQQPPTVSNAGSNQQRPSVQSGQQPGQGPQQQAPNSQQGPPPQPQYRGNYQQQHSHYPGYPPQSQPSYQPQAGYPYGPPTQGYGPPPPNTQGGYHHAGMPPTSSTGGGPPGQHGYANASGQQGPPGAYPPPPPNQQVPPGQQPPPTQMYGPPTAGQGPPPPPNQYGPPQGGNNAPPPMAYGGYGGPPPSGYGQASNALPGGYGPPPQNPTQSPYPPQSPYQQSGAPGGYPGQTPQQQQTSQGTSGGYSSSPSPGQTPPPPSNQQTPNSANPNGPNAPPASVQSTSPSTSSGNIGVNSGPPNQQTQSPQQQQQQQQQQQQQQYGSQQPPASSGPPQPHGSTPQQQPVYSSAGAPAGGPSPYGAPTQQQQQQQPPGPNGPPQVPPNTTAPPNGTPQMPNQQYQPPPAGQPYGAPPPQSYGPPPPSGGYPGHGYHQPQGGYGGIPQGQYPPSQGYQGYRPTGGQMPPPGAPQGPPTNAYSYYGNQPPQ
- the LOC106626020 gene encoding uncharacterized protein isoform X1 — translated: MSAVYSPQQPQQSAPPGAVLQPPQPPTPTSMQQQQQQQPPGVGAGVGGVGMGVPTGVPMGSGGPIQRGPSMVGSGGGPVGPPSSVGSGGMMGSVAPPPSSQRGGVPPSPSPAQIQKILDDNCGLIQTIQDFQTMGKAQECMTYHMALHRNLVYLAQLADPTMNIAQILPHPHVLQQQAAQQQGPHGMMGAPQPPQQGGPPTGANQPQIAGMPPMSHADGNVQPPSGAQMSYGGQPPQSHPGMTPNSQPQQGPPQQAINSQQSGQQQPQQQGGAYRVGTTPQSANQQPPTVSNAGSNQQRPSVQSGQQPGQGPQQQAPNSQQGPPPQPQYRGNYQQQHSHYPGYPPQSQPSYQPQAGYPYGPPTQGYGPPPPNTQGGYHHAGMPPTSSTGGGPPGQHGYANASGQQGPPGAYPPPPPNQQVPPGQQPPPTQMYGPPTAGQGPPPPPNQYGPPQGGNNAPPPMAYGGYGGPPPSGYGQASNALPGGYGPPPQNPTQSPYPPQSPYQQSGAPGGYPGQTPQQQQTSQGTSGGYSSSPSPGQTPPPPSNQQTPNSANPNGPNAPPASVQSTSPSTSSGNIGVNSGPPNQQTQSPQQQQQQQQQQQQQQYGSQQPPASSGPPQPHGSTPQQQPVYSSAGAPAGGPSPYGAPTQQQQQQQPPGPNGPPQVPPNTTAPPNGTPQMPNQQYQPPPAGQPYGAPPPQSYGPPPPSGGYPGHGYHQPQGGYGGIPQGQYPPSQGYQGYRPTGGQMPPPGAPQGPPTNAYSYYGNQPPQ